The region AAGCCGCCGCCTACAACCTGCGCGGATATGTCCAGCTCCCCGCCGACCTCGACCCTGAGATCGTCCGCTCGGCCCTAGCCGAACTCGTCCGCCGGCACGAGCCGTTCCGCACCACCATCCGGGTCCAGGACGGGACACTGACCCAGGTCGTGCACGCCGACGTACCGGTCGAGCTACCAGTGCTGGACCTGTCCGCCCTGTCGGAGGCGGATCTGGACCGCGAGATCGACCTAGCGGAGGTCGCCGCGCTGGCCGAGCCGTTCACCCTCGATCAGGCCCCACTGTGGCGGGCCCGACTGATCCGCCGCCCGGACTGCCAGACACTGCTGATCGTCACCCATCATGCGATCTACGACGGCAACTCGCAGCCCATCTTCGCGGAAGAGATCGAGGAGTTGTGCCGCGCCGCCGTAGAGAAGCGCGCCGCCCGGCTGCCCACCCTGGAGATCCAGTACGCCGACTACGCCGCCTGGCAACACCAGCAGATCCAGAGCGGGGCACTCGACGCACACCTCGCCTACTGGCGCAGTCGCCTCGCCGGGGCACCACCGGTGCACGGCGTACCCACCGATCGTCCGCGCACTGCGGACCCGCACCGACCCGGTGCGGAGCTGGTCTTTCCCATGCCCGACGGGTTACGTGGCGCGCTCGCCCCGTTCGGGGCGCGGTACCGGGCGAGTCCGGCGATGGTGCTGCTCGCCGGTTACGCGGCGCTGCTACACCGGCTCTCCGGTGATCCGACGATCATGGTGGGGCTCCCGGTCGGCGGGCGGGACCGCCCCGAACTCGCCCCGTTGATCGGGATGTTCGTCAACACCGTCGTACTCCGGATCGACCTGGCCGGAGATCCCACCTTCGGTCAGCTGGTCGAACGGGTCCGGGACACGATGCTGGCCGCCCTGGAACACCAGGCACTGCCCCTCCCCCGCCTGGTGGAGGCGTTGGCCCCACCCCGGACCGCCGGGGTGCAGCCGCTCTACCAACTCGGCTTCAACTACCTGGGCGATGTGGGGCTGAGTACCAGCAACGGGGTGGCCCACGAGGAGTTCCTGCTGGAGCTGGCCGAGGTCAAGGGACGGTTGGAATACCGGTCTGACCTGTTCGACGCCCGTACCGCGGAACTCGTCGTCCAGCGCTACCTGCACCTGCTCGACAGCGCGCTGGCCAGCCCGGCGACCGTGTTGTCCGCGTTGCCGGTGCTGACCGAAGCGGAACGACAACTGGTGGCGGTGAACTGGGCCACCGGCCCGACCGGATCCCCCGGCCCCGACATCGTCGACCTGTTCCGCAGCCAGGCCGCGCGACGTCCGGAGGCGATCGCCATCCGCGACGGCGAAGCCTCGATCACGTACGCCGAACTGGATCGGCGCACCGACGAGCTGGCGCAACGGCTCCGTACGCTCGGGGCCGGGCCGGAACAGCTCATCGGCATCGCCCTGCCCCGCTCCGCCGAGGTGGTGGTCGCGATGCTCGCGGTGCTCAAGACCGGTGCGGCGTACGTGCCGCTGGACCCCGCCCAGCCAGCGCAGCGGCTGACCTACCTGATGGACGATGCCGCCACGTCCGTGGTCATCACCACGGAACAACTCCGGCAGAACCTGCCCGTCGGTACACACACCATCGTCTGCACCGACCACCTCGAACCGTACGCCGACGGCGGAGCCGACGAGGCGATCGCGCCGCTCACCCCCCATCCGCTCGGGCTCGCCTACGTCATCCACACCTCCGGCTCGACCGGCCAGCCCAAGGGTGCGATGGTCGCGCACCGCGCACTCGCCGCACACGCCACCTGGTTCGTCGAGCAGGTGGGGGTCACCGCCGAGGACCGCCTACTCGTCCTGACCTCCCCCAACTTCGACGTCTTCGGGCAGGAGGTCTATCCGGGGCTGGTCGCCGGGGCGACCCTGGTGATCGCGCCACCGGAGGGGGCACTCAACCCGACCCGGCTGTTCGAGACCGCCCGTCGGGAAGAAGTCACCCTACTCTCCTGCGTACCCACCGTGCTCCGCCACCTGGTGGCCCACCCCGGCCTGGCCAGCTGCCGGCACATCCGGAACGCGACCTGCATCGGCGAGCAGCTCACCGGCGATCTGGCCGCCGCGCTGCACGCCGTACTGCCGGTGCCGCTGCACAACCTGTACGGGCCGACCGAGGCCACCATCGCCGTGTCGGCGTACACCGTTGCGCCCGAGACCCGGGTAACCGGGCCGGTGCCGCTCGGTGGCCCGATGGTCGACGCCACGTTCCACGTCCTCGACGACGACGGCGAGCACACCCCGGTCGGGGTGCCCGGACATCTGCACATCGGTGGCATCCCGCTCGGCCGGGGCTACCTGCGGCGGCCGGCGCACACGGCAGCCGCCTTCGTCCCCAACCCGTTCGGCCCGCCCGGCTCCCGGCTCTACCGCACCGGGGACCGCTGCCGCTGGCGACCGGACGGCACGTTGGAATTCCTCGAACGCGTCGACCGGCAGGTGAAGGTCAACGGTGTCCGGGTGGAACTGGGCGAGATCGAGGCAGCCCTGCACGCCCAACCGGGCGTACGCGAGGCGGCCGTCGTAGCCCAGCCGGACCGTAACGGCGACAAGCGCCTGGTGGCGTACATCGTGGGTGGCGCCGAGCCGACCGAACTGCGCTCGGCCCTACGCGCGGTCCTGCCGGCAGCCATCGTGCCGGCCGCCATCGTCGGGCTGGCCGCTCTGCCGATGCTGCCCAGCGGCAAGCTGGACACCGCCGCGCTGCCCACCCCGACCGAGGCGAACGGGCCGGCAGCCGCCCCCACCACCGCCCGGACCACCGCCGAGGAACTGGTCGCCGACGCCTGGGCGGCGGTGCTCGGCGTCGACACCGTCGACGTGCACGCCAGCTTCTTCGACTTGGGCGGACACTCCCTGCTGGCCGGTCGGGTGATGGCCCGGCTGGCCGACACCCTCGACCTCGACCTGCCGATCCACCTGCTCTTCGCCCGCCCGACGGTGGCCGAGCTGGCCGCCGAGGTCGAGCAGCTACTCATCGCCCAGCTCGACCAGCTTTCCGAGGACGAGGCTGCCGCGCTACTCGCCGCCCAGGAGAGGTAACCACGAATGTCCGTAGCCCCGGATTCGGGCACCCGGGACGTCCGGCTGTCCGCGACCAAGCAGGCGCTCCTCGACCGGTTGCTACGGCCCCGGGCCGAATCCGCGGCCCGGATCGGCCCCCGGCCGGCGGACGCCCCCCGGGTGCTGTCGTACGCCCAGGAGCGCCTCTGGTTCGTGGAGCAGCTCGGCACCGGAGGGGCCGCCTACCACGTGTCGGTCGCGGTCTGGCTCGACGGTCCGGTCGACGCCACCCTGCTCCGGGGAGCCCTCGACGACCTGGCGGCCCGACACGAGAGCCTGCGGATGAGCTTCCCGCCGGTCGAGGACGGCCAGCCGTCGGTGGCCGTGGCCGAGACGCTCTCGGTACCGCTGCGGCTGGACACCGTCACCGCCGACGATCCGGCCGACGGCCGGCAGCAGGCGCTGGACCTGGCCCGGATCGAGGCGGCCAGTCCGTTCGAGATCGCTGCCGGGCCGCTGGTCCGGGCCCAGCTGATCCGGTACGGCGAACAGGCCCACCTGCTGTCGCTGGAGACCCATCACATCGTCAGTGACGGTTGGTCCATCGACGTGTTGGTCGGTGACCTGCTGACGGCCTACCGGGCCCGGCAGGCGGGAGCCGAACCGACCTGGGCACCACTGCCGGTGCAGTACGGCGACTACGCCCACTGGCAGCGTGACCAGCCGAGTGTCGAGCGAGGACTGAAGTACTGGACCGACCAGCTCGCCGGGGTGCCCGCCCTGGAACTGCCCACCGACCGACCCCGGCCGCCGACCCAGCGTTTCGACGGCGCGACCCATCAGTTCGAGATCGACGCCCCGCTCGCCGGGGCCGTGACCGAGCTGGCCCGGCGGCACGACGCGACGCTCTACATGACCCTGCTGGCGGCATACCAGTTGCTGATGGCCCGCTACAGCGACCAGACCGACTTCGCGGTCGGTTCGCCGGTTGCCGGCCGGGACCATTCGGAACTGGAGGGCCTGGTCGGCATGTTCGTCAACATGCTGCCGATGCGGGCCCAACTGGGCGACGAGGAGTCGTTCGGGCAGCTCTTGGGCCGGACCCGACGAACGGTCCTGGACGGCCTCAGCCACCAGCGGGTGCAGTTCGAGCAACTGGTGGCGGAGCTGGGCGTGGCCCGGGACGTGAGCCGGTCGCCGCTGTTCCAGGCCACCTTCGCCCTACAGAACTACCAGATACGCGACCACAGCACCGGTGCCGGGGCGGACGGCGACGGGCTGGCCGCTCGCTGGGAGATCCTCGACCTGTCGGCCACCCGGTTCGACCTGGAACTGCTCGTCGTCGAGACCCGCTCCGGCCAGTTGTACTGCGAGTTCACCTACAACACCGGCCTCTTCGACGCCGCGACGGTCGAGCGGATGAGCCGACACCTCACGCACCTGCTGCGGACCGTGACCGCCCGCCCCGACGCACCGCTGCGGGACCTCGGCCTGCTCACCGACTCCGACCGCAGCGTGGTGCTGGAGCAGTGGGCGGGCGGCGCGGCACGGTTCCCGGTGGAGCAGACCCTGCCCGAGTTGTTCGAGGCACAGGCGCGCCGCCGGCCGGACGCCGTCGCGCTGGTCTTCGGTGACACCGAGGTCAGCTACGCCGCACTCGACCGACGCGCCGACCGGTTGGCCCACCGGCTGCGCCGGCTCGGGGTGGGGCCG is a window of Micromonospora polyrhachis DNA encoding:
- a CDS encoding non-ribosomal peptide synthetase: MASGSGEHTFPASSAQEWIWLASQMGTEAAAYNLRGYVQLPADLDPEIVRSALAELVRRHEPFRTTIRVQDGTLTQVVHADVPVELPVLDLSALSEADLDREIDLAEVAALAEPFTLDQAPLWRARLIRRPDCQTLLIVTHHAIYDGNSQPIFAEEIEELCRAAVEKRAARLPTLEIQYADYAAWQHQQIQSGALDAHLAYWRSRLAGAPPVHGVPTDRPRTADPHRPGAELVFPMPDGLRGALAPFGARYRASPAMVLLAGYAALLHRLSGDPTIMVGLPVGGRDRPELAPLIGMFVNTVVLRIDLAGDPTFGQLVERVRDTMLAALEHQALPLPRLVEALAPPRTAGVQPLYQLGFNYLGDVGLSTSNGVAHEEFLLELAEVKGRLEYRSDLFDARTAELVVQRYLHLLDSALASPATVLSALPVLTEAERQLVAVNWATGPTGSPGPDIVDLFRSQAARRPEAIAIRDGEASITYAELDRRTDELAQRLRTLGAGPEQLIGIALPRSAEVVVAMLAVLKTGAAYVPLDPAQPAQRLTYLMDDAATSVVITTEQLRQNLPVGTHTIVCTDHLEPYADGGADEAIAPLTPHPLGLAYVIHTSGSTGQPKGAMVAHRALAAHATWFVEQVGVTAEDRLLVLTSPNFDVFGQEVYPGLVAGATLVIAPPEGALNPTRLFETARREEVTLLSCVPTVLRHLVAHPGLASCRHIRNATCIGEQLTGDLAAALHAVLPVPLHNLYGPTEATIAVSAYTVAPETRVTGPVPLGGPMVDATFHVLDDDGEHTPVGVPGHLHIGGIPLGRGYLRRPAHTAAAFVPNPFGPPGSRLYRTGDRCRWRPDGTLEFLERVDRQVKVNGVRVELGEIEAALHAQPGVREAAVVAQPDRNGDKRLVAYIVGGAEPTELRSALRAVLPAAIVPAAIVGLAALPMLPSGKLDTAALPTPTEANGPAAAPTTARTTAEELVADAWAAVLGVDTVDVHASFFDLGGHSLLAGRVMARLADTLDLDLPIHLLFARPTVAELAAEVEQLLIAQLDQLSEDEAAALLAAQER